Proteins encoded together in one Nocardioides marinisabuli window:
- a CDS encoding alpha/beta hydrolase, whose amino-acid sequence MTTITVPASEPEIREPEGSPAGADQLAERLFTAVGRYDEVATEAGHLQSLQGWWGEAYDAYRGAASRAGDEHDAMATTLRRVARAVTAYADDLRAHQGVADDLVSRKGELDADRSGLVADINAITDATPQDVEVLRARAADLRLAYRRLVEDHADLQRAVRENEQRLRQAFEAGTSLRDALSATGGASDTAVEAMNRPGAPGSGASPSEVQRWWAGLSEAQQQAALAAYPSLLGQADGLPASVRDEANRLLLDDDLATLAAQRDDDTLSPEEAQRLANAEATQEALTDADGFEDPTTGERPGGRLWLYDPGAFDGDGRVAVAIGDLDTAADVAVSIPGITTETTDVAVGVSDAINLYEATRFNGDGSSVATMFWLGYDTPEGAIDLDTITRGRAEDGGERLADAIDGLRASRPGEAAHLTVIGHSYGSTTTSYAATDHALAVDDVALIGSPGAGPADTADDLSPGEGNVWVGRNSRDAVGFFGDEGWWHNPGGLGVDPSSEDFDANRFEAESVLRSDHRSFADHSRYYDHDSESLYNLGRIVDGQHDAVNAGDQTYDPWWRWADDPEGEREPSTWVPGRSETRAEP is encoded by the coding sequence ATGACCACGATCACCGTCCCGGCCTCCGAGCCGGAGATCCGCGAGCCCGAGGGCAGCCCGGCCGGCGCCGACCAGCTCGCCGAGCGGCTCTTCACCGCGGTCGGTCGCTACGACGAGGTCGCCACCGAGGCCGGCCACCTCCAGTCGCTGCAGGGCTGGTGGGGCGAGGCCTACGACGCCTACCGCGGGGCCGCCTCCCGCGCCGGCGACGAGCACGACGCGATGGCCACCACGCTGCGCCGGGTGGCACGGGCGGTGACGGCGTACGCCGACGACCTGCGCGCCCACCAGGGCGTCGCCGACGACCTGGTGAGCCGCAAGGGCGAGCTCGACGCCGACCGCAGCGGCCTGGTCGCCGACATCAACGCGATCACCGACGCGACCCCGCAGGACGTCGAGGTGCTGCGCGCCCGCGCCGCCGACCTGCGCCTGGCCTACCGGCGCCTCGTCGAGGACCACGCCGACCTGCAGCGCGCGGTGCGGGAGAACGAGCAGCGGCTGCGCCAGGCGTTCGAAGCGGGCACCAGCCTGCGCGACGCGCTCTCGGCGACCGGTGGCGCCAGCGACACCGCCGTCGAGGCGATGAACCGGCCCGGGGCGCCCGGCAGCGGCGCGAGCCCCAGCGAGGTGCAGCGCTGGTGGGCCGGGTTGAGCGAGGCGCAGCAGCAGGCCGCGCTGGCGGCGTACCCCAGCCTGCTCGGCCAGGCCGACGGCCTGCCGGCGTCGGTGCGCGACGAGGCCAACCGCCTGCTGCTCGACGACGACCTGGCCACGCTGGCCGCCCAGCGCGACGACGACACCCTGAGCCCCGAGGAGGCGCAGCGCCTGGCCAACGCCGAGGCCACCCAGGAGGCGCTGACCGACGCCGACGGGTTCGAGGACCCGACCACCGGTGAACGCCCGGGTGGGCGGCTGTGGCTCTACGACCCGGGTGCCTTCGACGGCGACGGGCGGGTCGCGGTGGCGATCGGCGACCTCGACACCGCCGCCGACGTCGCGGTGTCGATCCCGGGCATCACCACCGAGACCACCGACGTGGCCGTGGGTGTCAGCGACGCGATCAACCTCTACGAGGCGACCCGCTTCAACGGCGACGGCTCGAGCGTGGCCACCATGTTCTGGCTGGGCTACGACACCCCCGAGGGCGCCATCGACCTCGACACCATCACGCGCGGGCGCGCCGAGGACGGCGGCGAGCGGCTCGCCGACGCCATCGACGGCCTGCGCGCCTCCCGCCCGGGTGAAGCCGCGCACCTGACCGTGATCGGCCACAGCTACGGCTCGACCACCACGTCGTACGCCGCCACCGACCACGCCCTAGCCGTCGACGACGTCGCCCTGATCGGCAGCCCCGGCGCCGGCCCGGCCGACACCGCCGACGACCTCAGCCCCGGCGAGGGCAACGTGTGGGTGGGGCGCAACAGCCGCGATGCGGTGGGGTTCTTCGGCGACGAGGGCTGGTGGCACAACCCCGGCGGGCTGGGCGTCGACCCGTCGTCGGAGGACTTCGACGCGAACCGCTTCGAGGCCGAGTCGGTGCTGCGCAGTGACCACCGCAGCTTCGCCGACCACAGCCGCTACTACGACCACGACTCCGAGTCGCTCTACAACCTCGGGCGCATCGTCGACGGCCAGCACGACGCGGTCAACGCGGGTGACCAGACCTACGACCCGTGGTGGCGCTGGGCCGACGACCCCGAGGGCGAGCGCGAGCCGTCCACCTGGGTGCCCGGGCGATCCGAGACGAGGGCCGAGCCGTGA
- a CDS encoding O-acetylhomoserine aminocarboxypropyltransferase/cysteine synthase family protein has protein sequence MTHRPETLAVHAGQEEADPATNARAVPIYQTTSYVFDDTDHAANLFALAEPGNIYTRIMNPTQSVFEERMTQLEGGMGALATASGSAATTYAVLNLCYAGDNIVALSTLYGGTYALFAHTLPQFGIEVRFVDPEKPEDLAKHVDEKTKMVFGETVGNPKINVIDLPAWSEAAHAQGLPFVVDNTAPTPYLVRPFEHGVDVVVHAATKFIGGHGTSIGGVIVDSGNFDWAAHSDRFPGLTKPDPAYHGAVWTEAAGPAAYIIRARTVLLRNTGAAITPMNSWLFLQGLETLHLRMERHSANALKVAEHLQGHDAVSWVSYPGLPDSPYKAVADKIHTGHGYGGLLSFGVKSGREGGKKFIEALELFSHLANIGDAKSLAIHNATTTHSQLTPEELVGAGVPEDMVRLSIGIENVEDLIADLDQALAATS, from the coding sequence ATGACGCACCGCCCCGAGACCCTGGCCGTCCACGCCGGCCAGGAGGAGGCCGACCCGGCGACGAACGCCCGGGCCGTGCCGATCTACCAGACGACGTCCTACGTCTTCGACGACACCGACCACGCCGCGAACCTCTTCGCGCTGGCCGAGCCGGGCAACATCTACACCCGCATCATGAACCCGACCCAGTCGGTCTTCGAGGAGCGGATGACCCAGCTCGAGGGTGGCATGGGGGCGCTGGCGACGGCGAGCGGCTCGGCGGCGACGACGTACGCCGTGCTCAACCTCTGCTATGCCGGCGACAACATCGTGGCGCTCTCGACGCTGTACGGCGGCACCTACGCGCTGTTCGCGCACACGCTGCCGCAGTTCGGGATCGAGGTGCGCTTCGTCGACCCGGAGAAGCCGGAGGACCTGGCCAAGCACGTCGACGAGAAGACGAAGATGGTCTTCGGCGAGACCGTCGGCAACCCCAAGATCAACGTGATCGACCTGCCGGCCTGGTCGGAGGCGGCGCACGCGCAGGGCCTGCCGTTCGTGGTCGACAACACCGCGCCGACGCCGTACCTGGTGCGGCCCTTCGAGCACGGTGTCGACGTCGTGGTGCACGCGGCGACGAAGTTCATCGGTGGCCACGGCACCTCGATCGGCGGCGTGATCGTCGACTCGGGCAACTTCGACTGGGCGGCGCACTCCGACCGCTTCCCGGGCCTGACCAAGCCCGACCCGGCCTACCACGGCGCGGTGTGGACCGAGGCCGCCGGCCCGGCGGCGTACATCATCCGGGCCCGCACGGTGCTGCTGCGCAACACGGGTGCTGCGATCACCCCGATGAACTCGTGGCTGTTCCTGCAGGGCCTGGAGACCTTGCACCTGCGCATGGAGCGCCACAGCGCCAACGCGCTCAAGGTCGCCGAGCACCTGCAGGGCCACGACGCGGTGTCGTGGGTCAGCTACCCCGGCCTGCCCGACAGCCCCTACAAGGCGGTGGCCGACAAGATCCACACCGGCCACGGGTACGGCGGCCTGCTGAGCTTCGGGGTGAAGTCGGGCCGCGAGGGCGGCAAGAAGTTCATCGAGGCGCTCGAGCTCTTCAGCCACCTGGCCAACATCGGTGACGCGAAGTCGCTGGCGATCCACAACGCCACCACCACCCACAGCCAGCTCACGCCCGAGGAGCTGGTGGGCGCGGGCGTGCCGGAGGACATGGTGCGCCTCTCGATCGGCATCGAGAACGTCGAGGACCTGATCGCCGACCTCGACCAGGCCCTCGCCGCGACCAGCTGA
- the metX gene encoding homoserine O-acetyltransferase MetX, whose product MSGPLLDAVAQRVVLASEDDPLRLRGGKSLEHVEVVYETYGELSPARDNAVFICHALTGDAHAAGYRRGEDPHTAKPGWWDRMIGPGKPVDTDRFFVIAPNILGGCSGTTGPMSIDPATGEPRYLDFPLLHVADLVACHRRLLAHLEIETLYAAVGGSMGGMQVLQWVIDEPGRIERAVVVAASSRLTAENIAFSSVARQAIMADPEFHGGRYAEHGVVPRHGQKVARMMAHITYVSPQSLETRFDHQRDSVGDDQWRLEPDFEVEHYLQHQGETFLGRFDSLSYLYLTRLMDYFDPFADEPNAERLAGCRTRFQVTSFSSDWRFDTAQSMRLTEQLQAHGVDADHAEIHSPYGHDSFLLDPPGYLDRVATFLQ is encoded by the coding sequence GTGAGCGGTCCGCTCCTCGACGCCGTGGCCCAGCGGGTCGTCCTCGCCTCCGAGGACGACCCGCTGCGGCTGCGTGGCGGCAAGAGCCTCGAGCACGTCGAGGTGGTCTACGAGACGTACGGCGAGCTGTCGCCGGCGCGAGACAACGCGGTCTTCATCTGCCACGCGCTGACCGGTGACGCGCACGCGGCGGGCTACCGGCGCGGGGAGGACCCGCACACCGCGAAGCCGGGCTGGTGGGACCGGATGATCGGGCCGGGCAAGCCGGTCGACACCGACCGGTTCTTCGTGATCGCCCCCAACATCCTCGGCGGCTGCTCGGGCACCACCGGTCCGATGAGCATCGACCCGGCGACGGGGGAGCCGCGCTACCTCGACTTCCCGCTGCTGCACGTCGCCGACCTGGTCGCCTGCCACCGCCGCCTGCTGGCGCACCTCGAGATCGAGACCCTGTACGCCGCTGTGGGCGGCTCGATGGGCGGCATGCAGGTCCTGCAGTGGGTGATCGACGAGCCGGGGCGCATCGAGCGCGCGGTCGTGGTCGCGGCCTCGTCGCGGCTGACCGCGGAGAACATCGCGTTCTCTTCGGTGGCGCGCCAGGCGATCATGGCCGACCCGGAGTTCCACGGCGGGCGCTACGCCGAGCACGGCGTCGTACCGCGGCACGGGCAGAAGGTGGCCCGGATGATGGCCCACATCACCTACGTCTCGCCGCAGTCGCTGGAGACCCGCTTCGACCACCAGCGCGACTCTGTCGGCGACGACCAGTGGCGCCTGGAGCCCGACTTCGAGGTCGAGCACTACCTGCAGCACCAGGGCGAGACGTTCCTGGGCCGCTTCGACTCGCTGTCCTACCTCTACCTGACCCGGCTGATGGACTACTTCGACCCGTTCGCCGACGAACCGAACGCCGAGCGCCTCGCCGGCTGCCGCACCCGCTTCCAGGTGACGTCCTTCTCCTCCGACTGGCGCTTCGACACCGCCCAGTCCATGCGCCTGACCGAGCAGCTGCAGGCCCACGGCGTCGACGCCGACCACGCCGAGATCCACAGCCCCTACGGCCACGACTCCTTCCTCCTCGACCCCCCGGGCTACCTCGACCGCGTCGCCACCTTCCTCCAGTAG
- a CDS encoding DUF4012 domain-containing protein produces MAVVAWAGWVGYQALKVQRSLTAAAEAASQVLAAAQAGDDRQLEAKLDELGSASSDAAARTDTWSWSLATVLPFVGDDAEGVQVASSVLADLTDGASRRVVDVLDDLDTLVPDEGRVDVEAVEALQDPISSTAADLAEGRDRLSAVDSTGFVGLFRDKYDELLSETTRAANGLAAADAAASVLPTMLGAEGPQRYLLVFQNNAEIRATGGLPGSAALVTAQDGAIDLVRQVPGNSFGRRDGSVLPLTPGELSLYGSELGTYFLDANFTPDFSRAAQLWQARWQERYPGRIDGVIGLDTVALGYLMDGMSPVTVDGVRLTSENVVDELLHQVYLRYERPADQDAFFQQVAAQVFDRVSAGEVDPRKLLAALGRAGNEGRAQLAVSDDAVADRLEGTRVLGPGSVEGADSDVMVTFNDTTAAKLSYFFRSDVRTRSVYCMDDQQAYEIDMRLESLAPRDAGQLPPYVAGTGPQQPGDQVVTIRVFTPVNGSLGDLRINGASVDAEEQLFEGREVLTTYVGLRPGEITDLSLRMLSGNGQGGATRVFRTPGLDAGAWDEVPSACGS; encoded by the coding sequence GTGGCCGTCGTGGCTTGGGCCGGTTGGGTCGGCTACCAGGCTCTGAAGGTGCAGCGGTCGCTCACGGCCGCCGCCGAGGCTGCCTCCCAGGTGCTCGCCGCGGCCCAGGCCGGTGACGACCGCCAGCTCGAGGCGAAACTGGACGAGCTCGGCAGCGCCAGCTCCGACGCGGCAGCCAGGACGGACACGTGGTCCTGGTCGCTGGCGACGGTGCTGCCCTTCGTGGGTGACGACGCTGAGGGGGTCCAGGTCGCGAGCTCGGTGCTGGCCGACCTCACGGACGGCGCCTCCCGACGCGTCGTCGACGTGCTCGACGACCTCGACACGCTGGTGCCCGACGAGGGGCGTGTCGACGTGGAGGCCGTCGAGGCGTTGCAGGATCCGATCTCCTCAACAGCGGCTGACCTGGCGGAGGGTCGCGACCGACTGTCGGCTGTCGACTCCACCGGTTTCGTAGGCCTCTTCCGCGACAAGTACGACGAGCTGCTGAGCGAGACGACCCGGGCAGCCAACGGCCTAGCAGCCGCGGACGCCGCAGCGAGCGTGCTGCCCACGATGCTGGGCGCCGAGGGTCCCCAGCGTTACCTGTTGGTCTTCCAGAACAACGCGGAGATCAGGGCCACGGGTGGTCTGCCAGGCTCGGCCGCCCTGGTGACGGCGCAGGACGGGGCCATCGATCTCGTGCGTCAGGTGCCGGGCAACAGCTTTGGACGCCGCGATGGGAGCGTGCTCCCGCTGACCCCTGGCGAGCTTTCGTTGTACGGTTCCGAGCTGGGGACCTACTTCCTCGACGCCAACTTCACGCCCGACTTCAGTCGTGCCGCCCAGCTCTGGCAGGCACGGTGGCAGGAGAGGTACCCAGGGCGCATCGACGGCGTGATCGGCCTCGACACGGTCGCCCTCGGGTACCTGATGGATGGCATGTCCCCGGTGACCGTGGACGGCGTTCGACTGACGTCGGAGAACGTGGTGGACGAGCTCCTGCACCAGGTGTACCTGCGTTATGAGCGGCCGGCCGACCAGGACGCTTTCTTCCAGCAGGTTGCTGCTCAGGTGTTCGACCGCGTCAGCGCCGGTGAGGTCGATCCGCGAAAGCTGCTTGCCGCCTTAGGGCGGGCTGGCAATGAGGGTCGAGCGCAGCTGGCAGTCTCGGATGACGCTGTCGCTGATCGGCTGGAGGGCACGCGTGTCCTGGGTCCCGGTTCCGTGGAGGGCGCGGACAGCGACGTCATGGTGACCTTCAACGACACCACCGCGGCCAAGCTGTCCTACTTCTTCCGCAGCGACGTGCGCACGCGCAGCGTCTACTGCATGGACGACCAGCAGGCCTACGAGATCGACATGAGGCTGGAGTCGCTCGCGCCCCGCGACGCCGGCCAGCTGCCGCCCTACGTGGCGGGAACGGGACCGCAGCAGCCCGGAGACCAGGTAGTGACCATCCGCGTCTTCACGCCAGTGAACGGCTCCCTGGGTGATCTGCGGATCAATGGGGCGTCAGTCGATGCCGAGGAGCAGCTCTTCGAGGGACGCGAGGTGCTGACGACCTACGTCGGACTGCGTCCCGGTGAGATCACTGACCTGTCGTTGCGGATGCTTTCCGGGAACGGCCAGGGAGGCGCGACCAGGGTCTTCAGAACTCCCGGCCTGGATGCTGGCGCCTGGGACGAGGTCCCTTCTGCTTGTGGCTCCTGA